ACGAACTTGGCGGCGAGGATCAGCGCGACGGTGACACCGAGGCCGATGAAGAGGTGCGTCATGGTGTTTCTCCTTGTGTGAGGGGTTGGGATGTGACGGGTCGGGATGTGACGGGCCGTGAGGCCGGGAGACGGGACGTCGTCCGGTCGGGCGGTTCAGCGGGCGACGGCGGCACGCTGGGCGCGGAGCACGCCCCACAGGGCCGCCGGGGTGGCGAAGGTCGCGGCGGTGAGGGTCTCCTCCGGGAACTCCACGCCGTAGGTGTCCTCCAGGCGGACCAGGAGCTCGATGGTCGCCATCGAGTCGAGACCGGCCTCCTTGAGGTCGCGGGCCGGGTCGACCGGGTCCTGGCCGGCCAGCCGCGGCAGCACGGAGCGCAGCAGCTGCTCGAAGTCGTGGTCCGGGATCGTCGTCATGATGTCTGCTCCTTGGAGGCGTGGGCGTGCTGCTCGCGGCGCAGCCGCTGCTTGTCGGTCTTGCCGTTCGGGGTGAGGGGCAGCTCGTCGACCGGGTGGCAGGCGGCGGGGACCTTGGCGGCCTCCAGCCGCTCGCCGAGGTGCGCGAGCACGGCGTCGGGGGTCAGCTCCGTGACGGCGTACAGGGTGAGGTCGTGGCCGTCGGCCGGGGCGAGTGCCGCGGCGGCGGTGACGCCGGGGATGTCCAGGGCGGCCGTCTCGATCTCGAGGGTGCCCATGCGGACGCCCTTGCGCTTGAACAGGTCGTCCCGGCGGCCCTCGAAGTAGAGGTGGCCGTCCGCGTCCAGGTGGCCGTAGTCGCCGGTGTGCAGGGTGATCCCGCCGGTGACCGGGTCGGGGCGGAAGCGCAGCGCGGTCTGCTCGGGAGCGCGCCAGTAGCCGGCCATGACGTGCGGGCCGCGTACGGCGATCTCGCCGACCGTGCCGGGCGGCAGCGGGGTGCCGTCGTCGGCGAGGACCAGCACCTCGGTGCCGTCCAGGGCGCGGCCGACCGAGCCGGGCCTGGCCAGGTCGCCGTCCGGTTCGAGGACGGTGATCCGCTTGCACTCGGTGGTGCCGAACATCGGCGACACCCGGGCGTGCGGGAAGGCGGCGCGCAGCCGGGCGATGACCGGCGCGGTCAGGGCCGCGCCGGTGTTGGTGAACAGCCGCACCGGGGGCGCCGCCCGGCGGTCGCGGCGGGAGAGGGTCAGCAGCATCTCGGCGAGCGACGGCACGAGCGGTACGACGGTCACACCGTGCTCGTGCAGGGTGCCCAGCAGCCGTACGTGGCGGTCGGGTTCGGTCAGCACCAGCTGGGCGCCGGCGAGCACCGAGAGGAAGATCTGGTAGAGCCCGTAGTCGAACGACAGCGGCACGGCGGCGAGGACGACGTCGTCCTCCCGGTAGTCCAGCCGGGCCTGGATGGCGCGGGCCGCGAAGACGATCGGGGCGTGCGGGCTCGCCACGGCCTTGGGGGCCGAGGTGGAGCCGGAGGTGTAGATCAGCAGACCGAGGTCGTCGGGGCGCACGGGGGCGGTGTCCTCGGCGGCGCGGGCGCCGGCGCGCAGCCGCTCCTCGGCGCCGGCCCGGGCCTCGGCGAGCGACACGACCGGGCGGTCCGTCAGCTCCCGCAGGACGGAGGCGTCGTCGCCCTCCTGCGCCACCAGCAGGACGGGGTCGCAGTCCGGCACCACGGTGTTCAGGTGGAAGCGCTTCATCGCCGGGTTGACCGGGACGAAGACGATCCCGCGGCGCAGCGCGCCGAAGAGCAGGGCGGTGAACTCGCGGACGTTGCCGACCCGGGCCAGCACCCGGTCACCGCGGCGCACGCCCCGGTCCTCGGTGAGCCAGTCGGCGTACGCCCGTGACCAGGCGTCGAGTTCGGCGTAGGTCCACGCCCCCGAGGCGTCCCGCACGGCGGGGGCGTCGGGCCGGGCGGCGACCGCCGCGGCGAGCAGGCCGTCGACGGTGTCGGCGGCCACCAGTGTCTGAGTCGTCATTCGGCAACCTCTTGGGGCGATCGGGTCCGTCGGAGCGGAAGTCGGTCCCGGCCAGCGTCACCGCCCCCGCTCGACCTGTGGTGGAGCCGCTCTCGCACCGCGGCGGCCTGCCCGCGCTCAAGTCCGCTGCGAGGAGCCGGTCCGATGGTGACCGCGGCAGCAAGCCCCATGAAGACGACGACCCCGCCGCGACGACGTCCGACGGGGAAGGAGGCAGCACAGGATGAACGCGCAATCCCGGCAGTCCGGCGGCTCCGGCGGCGCAGCACCCGGCGGTCGCCCGCTGGACCTCGGCGTCTTCTTCTTCGCCGCGGTCGGCGACCGGTCCGAGGACACCTACCGGCTGATGCTGGACGCGGCGCGCCGCGCCGACGAACTCGGCTTCGGCTTCGTGTCGACGCCCGAGCGCCATTTCCACCGCTTCGGCGGCGCCTTCCCGAACCCGGCCGTCACCTCGGCCGCCATCGCCGCCACGACCCGGCGGATCCACATCCGGGCGGGCAGCGTGGTCACCCCGCTGCACCCGGCGTCGCGGATCGTCGAGGACTTCGCCGTGGTGGACGGCATCTCCGGCGGCCGGGTGGGAATCTCGGTGGGGTCCGGCTGGAACGTCAACGACTTCGTCATCGCGCCCGGGAAGTACGAGACGCGGCGCGAGCAGATGGCCAAGGACGTGACGGACATCCGCGAGGCCTGGCGCACCGGTCGCTGGAGCGGCACCACCCCGCTCGGCGACGAGGTCTCGCTGCCGCTGTACCCCCGCCCGGTGCAGCGGGAACTGCCGGTGTGGGTCACCGCGTCGCGCAGCGAGGGCACCTTCGTCCAGGCGGGCCGGCTCGGCTGCAACATCCTCACCCACCTGGAGAACCAGGACGTCGAGTCGCTGGCCGACAAGGTCGCCCTGTACCGCGCGGCCCGCGCCGAGGCCGGTCTCCCGGGACCCGGCACGGTCACCGTGATGATGCACACCTACGTGGCCGAGACGTCCGGGCAGGCCCGTGAGATCGGCGGCGGGGCCCTGCGCGACTACCTGCTGTCCGCCATCGACCTGGAGGCCGGCGCCGTCCGGGCGGGCGGCCGGATGAGCGGCGACAAGGCGGGCCGGGACGTGCTGTCCGCGGCCCGCGCCCAGCGGAAGCTGGCCGAGCTGGGCGTCAACCGCTACCTGTCCGGCAACTCCCTGATCGGTTCGGTCGAGGAGTGCACCGAGACGGCCCGCCGGGTGCGCGCCGCCGGCGTCGACGAGATCGCCTGCCTGGTGGACTTCGTGCCGGACGCGCAGCAGGTGCTCGGCTCGCTGGAGCTGCTCGACGCCGTACGCCGTGACGC
Above is a genomic segment from Streptomyces collinus Tu 365 containing:
- a CDS encoding phosphopantetheine-binding protein encodes the protein MTTIPDHDFEQLLRSVLPRLAGQDPVDPARDLKEAGLDSMATIELLVRLEDTYGVEFPEETLTAATFATPAALWGVLRAQRAAVAR
- a CDS encoding AMP-binding protein, producing MTTQTLVAADTVDGLLAAAVAARPDAPAVRDASGAWTYAELDAWSRAYADWLTEDRGVRRGDRVLARVGNVREFTALLFGALRRGIVFVPVNPAMKRFHLNTVVPDCDPVLLVAQEGDDASVLRELTDRPVVSLAEARAGAEERLRAGARAAEDTAPVRPDDLGLLIYTSGSTSAPKAVASPHAPIVFAARAIQARLDYREDDVVLAAVPLSFDYGLYQIFLSVLAGAQLVLTEPDRHVRLLGTLHEHGVTVVPLVPSLAEMLLTLSRRDRRAAPPVRLFTNTGAALTAPVIARLRAAFPHARVSPMFGTTECKRITVLEPDGDLARPGSVGRALDGTEVLVLADDGTPLPPGTVGEIAVRGPHVMAGYWRAPEQTALRFRPDPVTGGITLHTGDYGHLDADGHLYFEGRRDDLFKRKGVRMGTLEIETAALDIPGVTAAAALAPADGHDLTLYAVTELTPDAVLAHLGERLEAAKVPAACHPVDELPLTPNGKTDKQRLRREQHAHASKEQTS
- a CDS encoding MupA/Atu3671 family FMN-dependent luciferase-like monooxygenase, whose product is MNAQSRQSGGSGGAAPGGRPLDLGVFFFAAVGDRSEDTYRLMLDAARRADELGFGFVSTPERHFHRFGGAFPNPAVTSAAIAATTRRIHIRAGSVVTPLHPASRIVEDFAVVDGISGGRVGISVGSGWNVNDFVIAPGKYETRREQMAKDVTDIREAWRTGRWSGTTPLGDEVSLPLYPRPVQRELPVWVTASRSEGTFVQAGRLGCNILTHLENQDVESLADKVALYRAARAEAGLPGPGTVTVMMHTYVAETSGQAREIGGGALRDYLLSAIDLEAGAVRAGGRMSGDKAGRDVLSAARAQRKLAELGVNRYLSGNSLIGSVEECTETARRVRAAGVDEIACLVDFVPDAQQVLGSLELLDAVRRDAARAAELVAAR